Proteins from a genomic interval of Kitasatospora herbaricolor:
- a CDS encoding polyphosphate kinase 2 family protein, with the protein MAGKQARRIAKFIEPLRVEPGSRVDLSDFDPRYKAGMKKRDGVRLLESGVELLAEYQARLAAQDTYGVLFCLQAMDAGGKDGTIRHVMSGVNPQGVHVSSFKVPSTEELDHDYLWRYARRLPARGDIAIFNRSHYEEVLVVRVHPEVLDRQRIPDAAHGSALWDRRYREINDWERHLTDNGFKVVKVFLNLSKEEQRTRFLKRIDLPEKNWKFSGADVRERKYWDDYQEAFSEMLSATSTPWAPWYVVPADRKWFARICAAAVLAHTLIEIDPRYPVVDEEARQDLLAAKRRLKKEAPKGAPADPYAARHDLG; encoded by the coding sequence ATGGCAGGCAAACAGGCCCGGCGGATCGCGAAGTTCATCGAGCCGCTGCGGGTGGAACCCGGCTCCCGGGTGGACCTGAGCGACTTCGACCCCCGCTACAAGGCCGGGATGAAGAAGCGGGACGGCGTCCGGCTGCTGGAGAGCGGCGTGGAGCTGCTGGCCGAGTACCAGGCCCGGCTGGCCGCCCAGGACACCTACGGCGTCCTGTTCTGCCTTCAGGCGATGGACGCCGGGGGCAAGGACGGCACCATCCGGCACGTCATGAGCGGGGTGAATCCGCAGGGGGTGCACGTCAGCAGCTTCAAGGTGCCCTCCACCGAGGAGCTCGACCACGACTACCTCTGGCGGTACGCGCGCCGGCTGCCGGCCCGCGGGGACATCGCGATCTTCAACCGCTCGCACTACGAGGAGGTCCTCGTGGTGCGGGTGCACCCGGAGGTGCTGGACCGTCAGCGGATCCCGGACGCCGCCCACGGGTCCGCCCTCTGGGACCGCCGCTACCGGGAGATCAACGACTGGGAGCGCCACCTCACCGACAACGGCTTCAAGGTGGTGAAGGTCTTCCTGAACCTCTCCAAGGAGGAGCAGCGCACCCGGTTCCTGAAGCGGATCGACCTCCCGGAGAAGAACTGGAAGTTCTCCGGCGCCGACGTCCGCGAGCGCAAGTACTGGGACGACTACCAGGAGGCCTTCTCCGAGATGCTCTCGGCCACCAGCACCCCGTGGGCGCCCTGGTACGTGGTGCCGGCGGACCGGAAGTGGTTCGCGCGCATCTGCGCGGCGGCCGTGCTCGCCCACACCCTGATCGAGATCGACCCCCGGTACCCGGTGGTCGACGAGGAGGCGCGCCAGGACCTGCTGGCCGCCAAGCGCCGGCTGAAGAAGGAGGCCCCGAAGGGCGCGCCCGCCGACCCGTACGCGGCC
- the sulP gene encoding sulfate permease, which yields MPQSTDPDGGFRHRVAGFVPGLGVLRSYRRGWLRGDLLAGVTVAAYLVPQVMAYASVAGLQPVAGLWAILPALAVYAFLGSSRLLSVGPESTTALMTAGVVGPLAAGNPDRYAVLTAALAVVVGLLFLLARIARLGFVADLLSQPVLIGYLAGVALIMAVDQLTKITGVETEGSGFFPQLISFFRNLSEADAPTVLLSAATLLFLFLAAAVLPRGVPVTLLALVLGTLVVALFDLESRGIAVIGDIPTGLPRPSFPSLDDFRELVLPALGVLLVGYTDVILTARAFESRGSGERLDANQELLALGVVNLGAGMFHGFPVSSSASRTTLAKSAGGHTQAYGLTAGVLVVGVLLFLGPALALTPSAVLGCLVVYAAVRMIDIAGFRRLSSFRRRELLLAVGCLIGVLALDILYGVLVAVGLSVAELLTRVARPHDAVLGLVPGVAGMHDIDDYPEARTVPGLVIYRYDSPLFFANAEDFRRRALAVLAEQPGPVRWFVLNTEANVEVDITALDSLEALRDELVAGGCVFALARVKQDLRAELDAYGLTRSIGADRIFPTLPAAVAAYRAWSGAGDDEAG from the coding sequence ATGCCCCAGTCCACCGACCCGGACGGCGGATTCCGGCACCGCGTCGCCGGATTCGTCCCGGGCCTCGGTGTGCTCCGCTCCTACCGGCGCGGCTGGCTGCGCGGGGACCTGCTGGCCGGCGTCACCGTCGCGGCCTACCTGGTGCCCCAGGTGATGGCGTACGCCAGCGTCGCGGGGCTGCAACCGGTCGCCGGGCTCTGGGCGATCCTGCCCGCGCTCGCCGTCTACGCCTTCCTCGGCTCGTCCCGGCTGCTGTCGGTCGGCCCGGAGTCGACCACCGCGCTGATGACGGCCGGGGTGGTGGGACCGCTGGCCGCGGGGAACCCGGACCGCTACGCCGTCCTCACCGCGGCGCTCGCCGTCGTGGTCGGGCTGCTGTTCCTGCTGGCCCGGATCGCCCGGCTGGGGTTCGTCGCCGACCTGCTCTCCCAGCCCGTCCTGATCGGCTACCTGGCCGGCGTCGCCCTGATCATGGCGGTGGACCAGCTGACGAAGATCACCGGGGTCGAGACCGAGGGCTCGGGCTTCTTCCCGCAGCTGATCTCCTTCTTCCGGAACCTCTCCGAGGCCGACGCCCCGACCGTGCTGCTCAGCGCGGCGACCCTGCTCTTCCTCTTCCTTGCGGCCGCGGTCCTGCCGCGCGGGGTCCCGGTCACGCTGCTCGCGCTGGTCCTGGGCACCCTGGTGGTCGCGCTGTTCGACCTGGAGTCGCGGGGCATCGCGGTGATCGGGGACATCCCGACCGGGCTCCCCCGGCCGTCCTTCCCGTCCCTGGACGACTTCCGGGAGCTGGTGCTGCCCGCGCTCGGCGTGCTCCTGGTGGGTTACACCGACGTGATCCTGACGGCCCGGGCCTTCGAGTCCCGGGGCAGCGGCGAGCGCCTGGACGCCAACCAGGAGCTGCTGGCGCTGGGCGTGGTCAACCTCGGCGCCGGGATGTTCCACGGCTTCCCGGTGAGCAGCAGCGCCAGCCGGACCACGCTGGCGAAGTCGGCCGGCGGGCACACCCAGGCGTACGGGCTCACCGCGGGCGTCCTGGTGGTCGGCGTGCTGCTGTTCCTCGGGCCGGCGCTCGCCCTCACACCGTCGGCCGTGCTGGGGTGCCTGGTCGTCTACGCCGCCGTCCGGATGATCGACATCGCCGGGTTCCGGCGGCTCTCCTCGTTCCGGCGCCGGGAGCTGCTGCTGGCCGTCGGCTGCCTGATCGGCGTGCTGGCGCTGGACATCCTCTACGGGGTGCTGGTGGCCGTGGGCCTGTCGGTGGCCGAGCTGCTGACCCGGGTGGCCCGGCCGCACGACGCGGTGCTGGGCCTGGTGCCGGGGGTGGCGGGCATGCACGACATCGACGACTACCCCGAGGCCCGGACCGTCCCCGGGCTGGTGATCTACCGCTACGACTCGCCGCTGTTCTTCGCCAACGCCGAGGACTTCCGCCGGCGGGCGCTGGCGGTGCTGGCCGAACAGCCCGGCCCGGTGCGCTGGTTCGTCCTCAACACCGAGGCCAACGTCGAGGTGGACATCACGGCGCTGGACTCGCTGGAGGCGCTGCGGGACGAACTGGTGGCCGGCGGCTGCGTGTTCGCCCTGGCCCGGGTCAAGCAGGACCTGCGGGCGGAACTGGACGCGTACGGGCTGACCCGGTCGATCGGCGCGGACCGGATCTTCCCCACGCTGCCCGCGGCGGTGGCCGCGTACCGCGCCTGGAGCGGGGCGGGCGACGATGAAGCGGGCTAG
- a CDS encoding CARDB domain-containing protein — protein sequence MRWTHQGRRLITGAVVAGLVAVGLTPMAAAHAADGPDLALGKPATAGGTNGGYPAGNVTDGSQASYWEGPTGSFPQWVQVDLGSSVSVDEVALKLPSSWGARTETLSVLGSADGTAFGTLATAAGRLFDPSGANTVAITFTAAAVRYVRVQVTGNTGWNAAQISELEVYGHGGPVVPPVDPPANGTNLARNKPIEASSTTQSYTAANAVDDSTATYWESAGFPSTLTVKLGSNADLQAVVVKLNPDGAWGPRTQAVQVAGREQSATGFTQLKARADYAFGPSANQNTVTIPVTGRYSDVQLTFFSNTGAPGAQVAELQVVGTAAPNPDLTVTDLAWTPAAPSEADAVTVNATVRNAGTAASPATTASVSIEGVVAGSGPVGALAAGASTTVPVAVGKRPQGSYTVSAVVDPADTVPEQDNSNNSRTASAKLVVTQSPGPDLTVTGITTNPSSPPVGASVGFTVAVQNRGTTAVAAGTVTRLAVGTTTLNGSTGAIAAGATAQVPITGTWTATSGGATLTATADATGVVAETNENNNVFARSVVVGRGAALPYTEYEAEDAQYNGVLLQSDQKRTFSHTNFATESSGRRSVQLNSSGQYVEFTSANAANSIVVRNSIPDAANGGGQSATISLYVNGTFDRKLTLSSKHSWLYGSTDSPEGLTNTPGGDARRLFDESNALLPQSYPPGTKFRLQRDAGDSAAYYIIDLVDLEQVAPALAQPAGCTSITAYGAVPNDGIDDTDAIQRAVTADQKGEIGCVWIPAGQWRQEQKILTDDPLNRGQYNQVGISNVTIRGAGMWHTQLYTLTAPQDAGGINHPHEGNFGFDIDDNTQISDIAIFGSGTIRGGDGNAEGGVGLNGRFGKNTKISNVWIEHANVAVWVGRDYDNIPALWGPGDGLEFSGMRIRNTYADGINFANSTRNSTVFNSSFRNTGDDSLAVWSNKAVKDQSVDIGHDNHFRNNTVQLPWRANGIAVYGGYGNTIENNIVSDTMNYPGIMLATDHDPLPFSGQTLIANNALYRTGGAFWGEQQEFGAITLFASSQDIPGVTIRDTDISDSTYDGIQFKTGGGATPNVQVSNVRIDKSVNGSGILAHGGARGSATLTNVTITNSAQGNVLVEPGSQFVINGTPNTTAP from the coding sequence ATGAGATGGACACACCAGGGCCGGCGCCTGATCACCGGTGCGGTGGTGGCCGGCCTGGTCGCCGTCGGACTGACGCCCATGGCCGCCGCCCATGCCGCGGACGGCCCCGACCTCGCCCTCGGCAAGCCCGCCACCGCCGGTGGCACCAACGGCGGTTACCCGGCCGGCAACGTCACCGACGGCAGCCAGGCCTCCTACTGGGAGGGCCCGACCGGCTCGTTCCCCCAGTGGGTGCAGGTCGACCTCGGCAGCAGCGTCAGTGTCGACGAGGTGGCGCTGAAGCTGCCGTCGTCCTGGGGCGCCCGCACCGAGACGCTGAGCGTGCTCGGCAGCGCCGACGGCACCGCCTTCGGCACGCTGGCCACCGCCGCGGGCCGGCTGTTCGACCCGTCCGGGGCGAACACCGTCGCCATCACCTTCACGGCCGCCGCCGTCCGGTACGTCCGCGTGCAGGTCACCGGCAACACCGGGTGGAACGCGGCGCAGATCTCCGAACTGGAGGTCTACGGCCACGGCGGTCCGGTCGTCCCGCCCGTCGACCCGCCGGCGAACGGCACCAACCTCGCGCGGAACAAGCCGATCGAGGCGTCCTCGACGACCCAGAGCTACACCGCCGCCAACGCCGTCGACGACAGCACCGCCACCTACTGGGAGTCCGCCGGCTTCCCGTCGACCCTGACGGTGAAGCTCGGCTCCAACGCGGACCTCCAGGCCGTGGTGGTCAAGCTGAACCCCGACGGCGCCTGGGGGCCCAGGACGCAGGCCGTCCAGGTCGCCGGCCGCGAGCAGTCGGCGACCGGCTTCACCCAGCTGAAGGCGCGGGCCGACTACGCCTTCGGCCCGTCGGCCAACCAGAACACCGTGACGATCCCGGTGACCGGCCGGTACTCCGACGTCCAGCTGACGTTCTTCTCCAACACCGGTGCCCCCGGCGCGCAGGTCGCCGAGCTCCAGGTGGTGGGCACCGCTGCCCCCAACCCCGACCTCACCGTCACCGACCTGGCCTGGACCCCCGCGGCGCCCTCCGAGGCGGACGCCGTGACGGTCAACGCGACGGTGCGCAACGCCGGTACGGCCGCCTCCCCGGCGACCACGGCCAGCGTCAGCATCGAGGGCGTCGTGGCCGGCTCGGGCCCGGTGGGCGCACTGGCCGCGGGTGCCTCGACCACCGTCCCGGTCGCGGTCGGCAAGCGTCCGCAGGGCAGCTACACCGTCTCGGCCGTGGTCGACCCCGCCGACACCGTGCCCGAGCAGGACAACAGCAACAACAGCCGGACGGCGTCGGCGAAGCTCGTCGTCACGCAGAGCCCCGGCCCCGACCTGACGGTCACCGGCATCACCACCAACCCGTCCTCCCCGCCCGTGGGCGCGTCCGTCGGCTTCACCGTCGCGGTGCAGAACCGCGGCACCACCGCCGTCGCCGCCGGCACGGTCACCCGTCTGGCCGTGGGCACCACCACGCTGAACGGCAGCACGGGCGCCATCGCCGCCGGCGCGACCGCGCAGGTGCCGATCACCGGCACCTGGACCGCCACCAGCGGCGGGGCCACGCTCACCGCCACCGCGGACGCGACGGGTGTCGTCGCCGAGACCAACGAGAACAACAACGTGTTCGCCCGTTCGGTCGTGGTCGGCCGCGGCGCCGCGCTGCCGTACACCGAGTACGAGGCCGAGGACGCCCAGTACAACGGCGTCCTGCTGCAGTCGGACCAGAAGCGGACGTTCAGCCACACCAACTTCGCCACCGAGTCCTCCGGCCGCCGGTCGGTGCAGCTCAACTCCTCCGGTCAGTACGTGGAGTTCACCTCCGCCAACGCCGCGAACTCGATCGTCGTGCGGAACTCGATCCCGGACGCGGCGAACGGCGGCGGCCAGTCGGCGACGATCAGTCTCTACGTCAACGGCACCTTCGACCGGAAGCTGACGCTGTCCTCCAAGCACAGCTGGCTGTACGGCAGCACCGACAGTCCCGAGGGCCTCACCAACACGCCGGGCGGCGACGCCCGCCGCCTGTTCGACGAGTCCAACGCCCTGCTGCCGCAGTCGTACCCGCCGGGCACCAAGTTCCGCCTCCAGCGGGACGCCGGGGACAGCGCCGCCTACTACATCATCGACCTGGTCGACCTGGAGCAGGTCGCCCCGGCCCTCGCCCAGCCGGCCGGGTGCACCTCGATCACCGCGTACGGCGCCGTGCCCAACGACGGCATCGACGACACGGACGCCATCCAGCGGGCCGTGACGGCCGACCAGAAGGGCGAGATCGGCTGCGTCTGGATCCCCGCCGGCCAGTGGCGGCAGGAGCAGAAGATCCTGACCGACGACCCGCTGAACCGTGGCCAGTACAACCAGGTCGGCATCAGCAACGTGACGATCCGCGGCGCGGGCATGTGGCACACCCAGCTCTACACGCTGACGGCGCCGCAGGACGCGGGCGGCATCAACCACCCGCACGAGGGCAACTTCGGCTTCGACATCGACGACAACACCCAGATCTCGGACATCGCGATCTTCGGCTCGGGCACCATCCGCGGCGGTGACGGCAACGCCGAGGGCGGCGTCGGCCTCAACGGCCGGTTCGGCAAGAACACCAAGATCAGCAACGTCTGGATCGAGCACGCCAACGTCGCCGTCTGGGTCGGCCGCGACTACGACAACATCCCCGCGCTGTGGGGGCCGGGCGACGGCCTCGAGTTCAGCGGGATGCGCATCCGCAACACCTACGCCGACGGCATCAACTTCGCCAACAGCACCCGCAACTCGACCGTCTTCAACTCCTCCTTCCGCAACACCGGCGACGACTCGCTCGCCGTCTGGTCCAACAAGGCCGTGAAGGACCAGTCGGTCGACATCGGCCACGACAACCACTTCCGCAACAACACCGTCCAGCTGCCCTGGCGCGCCAACGGCATCGCGGTGTACGGCGGTTACGGCAACACCATCGAGAACAACATCGTCTCCGACACGATGAACTACCCGGGCATCATGCTCGCGACCGACCACGACCCGCTGCCCTTCTCCGGGCAGACGCTGATCGCCAACAACGCCCTGTACCGCACCGGCGGCGCCTTCTGGGGCGAGCAGCAGGAGTTCGGGGCCATCACCCTGTTCGCCTCCTCGCAGGACATCCCCGGCGTCACCATCCGCGACACCGACATCAGTGACTCCACCTACGACGGCATCCAGTTCAAGACCGGCGGCGGGGCGACCCCGAACGTCCAGGTCAGCAACGTACGGATCGACAAGTCCGTCAACGGCTCGGGCATCCTGGCCCACGGGGGCGCGCGTGGCTCCGCCACGCTCACCAACGTGACCATCACCAACTCGGCCCAGGGCAACGTGCTGGTCGAGCCCGGCTCGCAGTTCGTCATCAACGGGACCCCGAACACCACGGCCCCGTAG
- a CDS encoding serine hydrolase domain-containing protein, which translates to MPHPGPHPRPWSRPLLALLAATALTGLAPAPAQARPPQGEGPLQRRLDELVATAGGPPGVIAVLRRGGRTEVLRSGVAEVGTARPPRITDHMRIASAAKAFSGAVALGLVDQGLLGLDDTLAERLPDLPAAWGAVTLRQLLNHTSGLPDYSDAPAFREILGADPHHRFDSRCLLDFVADQPLNFTPGSAYRYSNSDNIAVALMAEAASGERYEDLLRTVVQQPLGLRRTSLPQGYRLPEPYLHGYAVQPPEAPEDVSTLFGASGSWASGGIVSTPEDLGTFIGAYAGGRLIAPAVRAQQLTFVDGASEPAGPGRNEAGLAIFRYSTRCGVVYGHTGNTAGYTQLAVGTPDGRRSLTFSVTTQVSERSNAALLAELRDVQEDFVCALLRG; encoded by the coding sequence ATGCCGCACCCCGGTCCGCACCCCCGTCCGTGGTCCCGTCCGCTGCTCGCGCTGCTGGCCGCCACCGCCCTGACGGGCCTGGCCCCGGCGCCCGCACAGGCCCGCCCGCCGCAGGGTGAAGGGCCGCTGCAGCGGCGCCTGGACGAGCTGGTCGCCACGGCCGGCGGCCCGCCCGGGGTGATCGCGGTGCTCCGGCGCGGCGGGCGCACCGAGGTGCTGCGCTCCGGTGTGGCCGAGGTGGGCACCGCCCGCCCGCCCCGGATCACCGACCACATGCGGATCGCCAGCGCCGCCAAGGCCTTCAGCGGCGCGGTCGCGCTCGGTCTGGTGGACCAGGGCCTGCTCGGCCTGGACGACACCCTCGCCGAGCGGCTCCCCGACCTGCCGGCGGCCTGGGGCGCGGTGACGCTGCGCCAGTTGCTCAACCACACCAGCGGCCTGCCGGACTACAGCGACGCCCCGGCCTTCCGGGAGATCCTGGGGGCGGACCCGCACCACCGCTTCGACTCCCGCTGCCTGCTGGACTTCGTCGCCGACCAGCCGCTGAACTTCACCCCCGGCAGCGCGTACCGCTACTCCAACTCCGACAACATCGCCGTCGCGCTGATGGCCGAGGCCGCCTCCGGCGAGCGCTACGAGGACCTGCTCCGCACGGTCGTCCAGCAGCCGCTCGGCCTGCGCCGGACCAGCCTCCCGCAGGGGTACCGGCTGCCCGAGCCCTACCTGCACGGCTACGCCGTCCAGCCGCCGGAGGCACCCGAGGACGTCAGCACGCTGTTCGGCGCCTCGGGGAGCTGGGCCTCCGGCGGCATCGTGTCCACCCCCGAGGACCTGGGCACCTTCATCGGCGCCTACGCGGGCGGCCGGCTGATCGCGCCCGCCGTCCGGGCGCAGCAGCTGACCTTCGTCGACGGGGCCTCCGAGCCCGCCGGGCCCGGGCGCAACGAGGCCGGGCTGGCGATCTTCCGCTACAGCACCCGCTGCGGCGTGGTGTACGGGCACACCGGCAACACCGCCGGGTACACCCAGCTGGCGGTGGGCACCCCGGACGGGCGGCGCTCGCTGACCTTCTCGGTGACCACCCAGGTGAGCGAGCGGAGCAACGCCGCGCTGCTCGCCGAACTCCGCGACGTCCAGGAGGACTTCGTCTGCGCGCTGCTGCGCGGCTGA
- a CDS encoding MarR family winged helix-turn-helix transcriptional regulator codes for MTDLSRVPDEELLRLDHQICFSLHAASRAFGGVYRTVLKDLDLTYPQYLVMLVLWEHGELPVKRIGEHLRLDSGTLSPLLKRLEATGYVRRARSSEDERSVTVRPTEAGTALRERAVCVPRRIVEASDLTPAEAATLQSLLARVTGSLDRATQDFAAAPPEPGPATG; via the coding sequence ATGACCGACCTGTCCCGGGTGCCCGACGAGGAACTGCTCCGACTCGACCACCAGATCTGCTTCTCGCTGCACGCCGCCTCGCGCGCCTTCGGCGGCGTCTACCGCACGGTGCTCAAGGACCTCGACCTCACCTACCCCCAGTACCTGGTCATGCTGGTGCTCTGGGAGCACGGCGAGCTGCCGGTCAAGCGGATCGGCGAGCACCTGCGACTGGACTCCGGCACCCTCTCCCCGCTGCTCAAGCGGCTCGAAGCCACCGGCTACGTGCGGCGCGCCCGCAGCAGCGAGGACGAGCGCTCCGTCACCGTCCGGCCCACCGAGGCCGGCACGGCGCTGCGCGAGCGGGCCGTCTGCGTCCCGCGCCGGATCGTCGAGGCCAGCGACCTGACCCCCGCCGAGGCGGCGACCCTGCAGTCGCTGCTCGCCCGGGTCACCGGCTCGCTCGACCGGGCGACCCAGGACTTCGCCGCCGCCCCGCCGGAGCCGGGGCCTGCCACGGGGTGA
- a CDS encoding organic hydroperoxide resistance protein: MDALYTAVATANGREGRTVSSDGQVDLALAMPPALGGNGQGTNPEQLFAAGYAACFASALGLVARQARADVSEVSVTAEVSIGKDATGFGLAVVLRVELPDSLAGETGQLLVKQAHEVCPYSKATRGNIPVELVVE; the protein is encoded by the coding sequence ATGGACGCGCTGTACACCGCCGTCGCCACCGCCAACGGCCGCGAGGGCCGCACCGTCAGCTCCGACGGCCAGGTGGACCTCGCGCTGGCGATGCCGCCGGCGCTCGGCGGCAACGGCCAGGGCACCAACCCCGAGCAGCTCTTCGCCGCCGGCTACGCCGCCTGCTTCGCCAGCGCGCTCGGCCTGGTCGCCCGCCAGGCGCGGGCCGACGTCAGCGAGGTCTCGGTCACCGCCGAGGTCTCCATCGGCAAGGACGCGACCGGCTTCGGCCTCGCGGTGGTGCTCCGGGTCGAGCTGCCGGACAGCCTCGCCGGCGAGACCGGCCAGCTGCTGGTCAAGCAGGCCCACGAGGTCTGCCCCTACTCCAAGGCCACCCGCGGCAACATCCCGGTGGAGCTCGTCGTCGAGTAG
- a CDS encoding fasciclin domain-containing protein — translation MSVTRIRTTAALLAAGALAFGLTACGSSGDSSSSSAKSGSSAPAATSSAPAAPAPSAASMTEPFGAACAAVPKDGAGSFNGMAQDPVATAASNNPLLSTLVTAVKAAGLADTLNSAKNVTVFAPTNDAFAKLPKETLDKVLADKAMLTKILTYHVTPDSLAPAALAGSHKTLEGSDLTVAGSGQDFTVNGNAKVLCGNVHTANATVYIVDTVLMPAS, via the coding sequence ATGTCCGTGACCCGCATCCGCACCACCGCCGCCCTGCTCGCCGCCGGCGCCCTCGCCTTCGGCCTGACCGCCTGTGGCAGCAGCGGCGACTCGTCGTCCTCCTCGGCGAAGAGCGGCTCCTCGGCACCGGCGGCCACCAGCTCCGCCCCCGCCGCCCCGGCCCCGTCCGCCGCCTCGATGACCGAGCCGTTCGGCGCCGCCTGCGCCGCCGTGCCGAAGGACGGCGCGGGCAGCTTCAACGGCATGGCCCAGGACCCGGTCGCCACCGCCGCCTCCAACAACCCGCTGCTGTCGACCCTGGTGACGGCGGTCAAGGCGGCCGGCCTGGCGGACACCCTCAACTCGGCCAAGAACGTGACCGTCTTCGCGCCCACCAACGACGCCTTCGCGAAGCTGCCCAAGGAGACGCTGGACAAGGTGCTCGCCGACAAGGCGATGCTGACCAAGATCCTCACCTACCACGTCACGCCCGACAGCCTGGCGCCCGCGGCGCTGGCCGGCAGCCACAAGACCCTGGAGGGCAGCGACCTCACGGTGGCCGGCTCCGGGCAGGACTTCACCGTCAACGGCAACGCCAAGGTGCTCTGCGGCAACGTCCACACGGCCAACGCGACCGTCTACATCGTCGACACCGTGCTGATGCCCGCCTCCTGA